In Burkholderia sp. HI2500, one DNA window encodes the following:
- the tssK gene encoding type VI secretion system baseplate subunit TssK, which translates to MSYSAKVLWGEGLFLRPQHFQRQDAYHEARLFESIQAIQPYNWGVRSVRIDRDALGSNVLRVAELALVFPDGALYAAPQADDLPPPIALDTLPDGINEFVFYLALHPLRENGTNYSDDPAAGFMTRFVSEQTSVGDNFTDAAEADITFLKTQVKLIAHSEPRDQLLSVPLVRVRRTATSGFEIDDSFVPPCLAIDASPILHQRLRQLVDALQAKVNALYGFHREPSKNIIEFRSGDIASFWLLHTANAAFATLAHLHQHSALHPERLFQELLRLAGQLMTFSKGYTLADLPVYRHDDPGPSFARLDLMLRELLDTVISTRYFAITLDEVRPSFHLGRLDSGKIDDKTEFYLAVSADMPSVELVDAVPARFKVGAPDDVDKLVLSAMPGVRLSYTPQVPPAIPVRPGACYFALDSRSPLYERMLQAQSAMIYAPTGINDLKFELIAVTS; encoded by the coding sequence ATGAGTTATTCGGCCAAGGTGCTGTGGGGGGAAGGGCTGTTCCTCCGGCCTCAACACTTTCAGCGACAGGACGCGTACCACGAAGCGCGCCTGTTCGAATCGATCCAGGCGATCCAGCCGTACAACTGGGGCGTGCGCTCGGTGCGCATCGACCGCGATGCGCTCGGCAGCAACGTGCTGCGGGTGGCCGAGCTTGCGCTCGTGTTCCCGGACGGCGCGCTGTATGCCGCGCCGCAGGCCGACGACCTGCCGCCGCCGATCGCGCTGGACACGCTGCCTGACGGCATCAACGAATTCGTGTTCTATCTCGCGCTGCACCCGCTGCGCGAGAACGGCACCAACTACAGCGACGATCCGGCCGCCGGCTTCATGACGCGCTTCGTCAGCGAGCAGACGAGCGTCGGCGACAACTTCACCGACGCCGCCGAAGCCGACATCACGTTCCTGAAGACGCAGGTCAAGCTGATCGCGCACAGCGAACCGCGCGACCAGCTGCTGTCGGTGCCGCTCGTGCGCGTGCGCCGCACCGCGACGTCCGGCTTCGAGATCGACGACAGCTTCGTGCCGCCGTGCCTCGCGATCGACGCGTCGCCGATCCTCCACCAGCGGCTGCGCCAGCTCGTCGACGCGCTGCAGGCGAAGGTGAACGCGCTGTACGGCTTCCACCGCGAGCCGTCGAAGAACATCATCGAATTCCGCTCGGGCGACATCGCGTCGTTCTGGCTGCTGCACACCGCGAACGCCGCGTTCGCGACGCTCGCACACCTGCACCAGCATTCGGCGCTGCATCCGGAGCGGCTGTTCCAGGAACTGCTGCGCCTCGCAGGCCAGCTGATGACGTTCTCGAAGGGCTATACGCTCGCCGACCTGCCGGTGTACCGCCACGATGATCCGGGCCCGAGCTTCGCGCGTCTCGACCTGATGCTGCGCGAGCTGCTCGACACCGTGATCTCGACGCGCTACTTCGCGATCACGCTCGACGAGGTGCGCCCGTCGTTCCACCTCGGCCGCCTCGATTCCGGCAAGATCGACGACAAGACCGAGTTCTACCTGGCGGTGTCCGCGGACATGCCGAGCGTCGAGCTCGTCGATGCGGTGCCGGCCCGCTTCAAGGTCGGCGCGCCCGACGACGTCGACAAGCTCGTGCTGTCGGCCATGCCCGGCGTGCGGCTTTCGTACACGCCGCAGGTGCCGCCCGCGATTCCGGTGCGCCCCGGCGCATGCTACTTCGCGCTCGATTCGCGTAGCCCGCTGTACGAGCGCATGCTGCAGGCCCAGTCCGCGATGATCTACGCGCCGACTGGCATCAATGACCTGAAATTCGAACTGATCGCGGTCACATCATGA
- the icmH gene encoding type IVB secretion system protein IcmH/DotU, which yields MSYAPSLFGDNAPAPLHTPASTDASFQARSLLDLLYDGFFMLFLLKNGREPESAGEFSTRIQEFLSDFERGAKKLNIAAEDVYGAKFAFCAAIDEMVLSSQFKIRTEWERRPLQLVLFGEQLAGEKFFQYLEECRAQGAARLQSLEVFHMCLLLGFQGKYLLEGPEKLAYLTARLGDEIAHMKGKRAAFAPHWPLPDQIAHRLKREVPVWAIGAVFALVALLGYLGLNTYLKDKTLQALAPYSQVIKVGPESANLTISLP from the coding sequence ATGAGCTACGCGCCTTCCCTGTTCGGCGACAACGCGCCGGCCCCGCTGCACACGCCGGCGTCGACCGACGCCTCGTTCCAGGCCCGTTCGCTGCTCGACCTGCTGTACGACGGGTTCTTCATGCTGTTCCTGCTCAAGAACGGGCGGGAGCCGGAGAGCGCGGGCGAGTTCAGCACGCGCATCCAGGAATTCCTGTCGGACTTCGAGCGCGGCGCGAAGAAGCTGAATATCGCGGCTGAAGACGTGTACGGCGCGAAGTTCGCGTTCTGCGCGGCGATCGACGAGATGGTGCTGTCGTCGCAGTTCAAGATCCGCACGGAGTGGGAGCGCCGACCGCTGCAGCTCGTGCTGTTCGGCGAGCAGCTCGCGGGCGAGAAGTTCTTCCAGTATCTCGAGGAATGTCGCGCGCAGGGTGCGGCGCGGCTGCAGTCGCTCGAGGTGTTTCATATGTGCCTGCTGCTCGGGTTCCAGGGGAAGTATCTGCTCGAGGGGCCGGAGAAGCTGGCTTACCTCACCGCGCGGCTGGGCGATGAGATCGCGCATATGAAGGGTAAGCGGGCCGCGTTTGCGCCGCATTGGCCGCTGCCGGATCAGATCGCGCATCGACTCAAGCGTGAAGTGCCGGTTTGGGCGATTGGGGCCGTGTTCGCGCTGGTCGCGCTGCTCGGGTATCTCGGGCTCAACACGTATCTCAAGGACAAGACGCTGCAGGCGCTGGCGCCTTATTCCCAAGTCATCAAGGTCGGGCCAGAGTCGGCTAATTTGACGATTTCGTTGCCTTGA
- a CDS encoding DUF7716 domain-containing protein — translation MLITSVTEASLKHILERPGDFAGWLHLPPMPWTLDTEGMFSEDSKDADDDAVPAIANQPGWQITLDSATIEDIVINAHDQIDEPTLAQLFDAFVFYVDNDAFILF, via the coding sequence ATGTTGATTACTTCCGTGACTGAAGCATCTCTGAAACACATCCTCGAACGCCCGGGCGACTTCGCCGGTTGGCTCCACTTGCCACCCATGCCGTGGACGCTCGATACCGAAGGCATGTTCTCGGAAGACTCCAAGGACGCGGACGACGACGCTGTACCTGCCATCGCGAATCAACCCGGCTGGCAGATCACCTTGGACAGCGCGACGATCGAGGACATCGTGATCAACGCGCATGACCAGATCGACGAACCGACGCTCGCTCAGTTGTTCGACGCGTTCGTGTTCTACGTCGACAACGACGCGTTCATCCTGTTCTGA
- a CDS encoding RHS repeat-associated core domain-containing protein, producing the protein MAQQLPPGAEKEQAVSWLSDISPKDVAAGGDRFNKWLLEISGNHISFEDLKTVASAVPIIGNLMAFYDAVCDIVTIVQKRHANLLDYLGLAINLIGVIPVPPPLASFRLSARPLLGLVRNQLLVTRGNLGAALISVLVTHVNAAAATEIENFLKTLQDVLVELLNDCAHKAQELMVGIADGLELALKGKIFDSSANVRRTTQIAQKMGKRSWYNPMLVVDAFEYGYEGSIALGKDAGNATAGMAAKLAPDSWLQPFRDIVAFLKTEAPKVAKAIRDLNGSEEGKMLWLIAQLIEAVARVRARGKLHEKTADVPPGGKGRAQADRPQEPLGMTGQQAPAKGAGRSACKGCQVGASGASIDFAFGDETFTHTDFELPGTTPVVWSRTYRSRLSTYDDGQLGARWLTPYTTRIAIKDDQWIYSDAGGRSIEYRMLAVGEAYDDLAENLTLSRLDETWVTIAYGHDALYIYELHGDVFRLAMQKDRIGNTITLDYDDLGRLTRLIDASSNVLSFEHDRQGRIVLVEQVLSADERRALARYEYSAEGDLVRAVDRYGNAWNYQYKHHLITRYTDRTGRGMNLEWDIAEHNGSEKCVREYADDGSLDIRLAWNPNIRLTYVTDALGHVTRYYYNINGYVYRIVYPDLTEEWFRRDENNNLTMHILPNGSVEQMRYDAGGNLTRHQRPDGSVVGMTYDDKNQMVGLVDPNGHAWQRKYDDVGNLVEEIDPLKRSTKYSYGNNGLPVQIVDAKGGTKSLEYNRAGQPISYTDCSGKKSEWRYDNIGRVVEAKDAMGGVTTYRYGANGQPAEVRSPSGVEQLHYDAEGRLLRHTDQLNRSIRYSYDAVGRVASRADALGQTITYRYDRLGRLSALADANFATYQFNYDSAGRLIEEIGFDGKSTRYEYEQTSGSLVAINEAGCVTSIDIDASDRLLRRVAGESEERFAYDQSGRLIEASNRHSRLQRFFDPVGNIVREHHAYNLLGARRSYVWHYEYDELGNRRRTVRPDGHAIDWLMYGTGHMHGMLFDSEERIQIERDDLHRETLRMLPSKIGQRTVYDSAGRVSLQRIQKATSPASLSERRYRYDAAGQLSRIEDSRKGGIDYRYDPVGRLMEAISPVANERFVFDPASNIMDHSKQTAAPLRSSPVQPDSTLPAEVPKVLGNLLKAYAGMHFEYDARGNLIRKSTPAGKQEYEWDEFNRLLTARVTESTRQRHARYFYDAFARRIAKEVDGELTVFGWDGDTLAYESNDACGTHYIYEPGSFVPMVQYIAEPVVGVATPELKSTDRYVPEDDILQKVPERQSDAKLFYYHCDQIGTPQLMTDESGDVVWEASYRAWGDAQEVIARASKAAGIAPKNPLRFQGQQIDDETGLAYNRHRYYDSHTGRFISSDPIGLAGGMNAYAYAPNPVAWTDPGGLKSYVANWEQAAGQSVPNGFEIHHIIPQGLTDKVKEICKGYDQDSASNLIALPSHETLVPARSSKYIGKSVHAGNHPVYTAAVLAEIQAVKRIPGLTPCAKVVAIQEAMRAKLRQGTPIHKNRGATTSLFGMGND; encoded by the coding sequence ATGGCACAACAACTTCCACCGGGCGCCGAGAAGGAACAGGCCGTTTCCTGGCTCAGCGATATTTCACCGAAAGATGTGGCGGCGGGCGGCGACCGTTTCAATAAGTGGTTGCTCGAAATCAGCGGCAATCACATTTCGTTCGAGGATCTCAAGACCGTTGCAAGTGCGGTGCCGATCATCGGCAACCTGATGGCGTTTTACGACGCGGTTTGCGACATCGTGACGATCGTCCAGAAGCGCCACGCGAATCTGCTCGATTACCTTGGGCTTGCGATCAACCTGATCGGGGTCATTCCGGTTCCGCCGCCGCTGGCATCGTTTCGATTGTCGGCGCGGCCATTGCTCGGGCTCGTGCGCAATCAGTTGCTGGTGACGCGCGGCAACCTCGGGGCGGCGCTTATCTCGGTGCTCGTCACACATGTCAATGCGGCGGCTGCGACTGAAATCGAAAACTTCCTGAAGACCCTGCAGGACGTTCTTGTTGAACTGCTGAACGACTGCGCGCACAAGGCGCAGGAATTGATGGTCGGTATTGCGGACGGACTGGAGCTCGCCCTCAAGGGGAAAATCTTCGACAGTAGCGCCAATGTGCGACGTACTACGCAGATCGCGCAGAAGATGGGCAAGCGATCCTGGTACAACCCGATGCTGGTGGTCGATGCTTTTGAGTACGGCTACGAAGGTTCGATTGCACTCGGCAAGGACGCCGGGAACGCGACGGCAGGGATGGCCGCAAAGCTCGCGCCGGATTCGTGGCTGCAGCCGTTCCGCGATATCGTCGCATTCCTGAAGACCGAGGCACCGAAAGTCGCTAAGGCGATCCGCGATCTGAACGGCAGCGAAGAAGGCAAGATGCTGTGGTTGATCGCGCAGTTGATCGAAGCCGTGGCGCGGGTGCGCGCGCGCGGGAAACTTCATGAGAAGACTGCGGATGTGCCGCCCGGCGGCAAGGGGAGAGCGCAGGCTGATCGTCCTCAGGAACCGCTGGGGATGACTGGGCAGCAAGCGCCGGCGAAAGGAGCGGGCCGAAGTGCTTGCAAGGGATGTCAGGTCGGTGCGTCAGGGGCATCAATCGACTTCGCATTCGGTGACGAGACCTTTACGCACACTGATTTTGAATTGCCCGGAACGACGCCGGTCGTCTGGTCAAGAACATACCGCTCACGGTTGTCCACTTATGATGACGGTCAACTTGGTGCGCGCTGGCTGACACCATACACCACGCGCATTGCTATCAAAGACGACCAGTGGATATATAGCGATGCGGGTGGACGCAGCATCGAATACCGGATGTTGGCTGTTGGCGAAGCATATGATGATCTTGCCGAAAATCTAACGCTGTCACGTCTTGATGAAACGTGGGTCACGATCGCATATGGACATGACGCGTTGTACATCTATGAGCTTCATGGTGATGTATTCAGACTCGCGATGCAAAAGGATCGTATAGGCAATACGATTACTCTCGATTACGATGACCTTGGCCGGCTGACACGGCTGATCGATGCAAGCAGTAACGTGCTGTCGTTCGAACATGACAGACAAGGTCGAATTGTACTTGTCGAGCAAGTATTGAGTGCCGATGAACGTCGCGCACTTGCACGCTATGAATATAGTGCCGAGGGTGATCTTGTACGGGCAGTTGATCGCTATGGCAATGCGTGGAACTATCAGTACAAACATCACCTTATCACTCGCTATACAGATCGTACCGGACGCGGGATGAACCTCGAGTGGGACATTGCCGAACACAACGGCAGTGAGAAGTGTGTGCGCGAGTATGCCGACGACGGAAGTCTCGATATCCGTCTCGCATGGAATCCGAATATTCGTTTAACTTACGTCACTGATGCGCTGGGTCATGTAACCAGGTACTACTACAACATCAACGGTTACGTGTACCGAATCGTATATCCCGACTTGACCGAGGAATGGTTTCGGCGAGATGAGAACAATAATCTCACGATGCACATTCTGCCCAATGGAAGCGTTGAGCAGATGCGCTATGACGCCGGCGGAAACCTGACTCGTCATCAACGTCCCGATGGAAGCGTCGTCGGGATGACCTACGACGATAAAAATCAGATGGTCGGGTTGGTTGACCCGAATGGGCATGCATGGCAGCGTAAGTATGATGATGTCGGAAATCTTGTAGAGGAAATTGATCCGCTCAAGCGTTCGACGAAATACAGCTACGGGAACAACGGGCTACCTGTCCAGATCGTTGATGCAAAGGGAGGCACGAAGTCGCTCGAATACAACCGTGCTGGTCAGCCGATAAGCTACACGGATTGCTCTGGAAAAAAGAGTGAGTGGCGATACGACAATATTGGTCGCGTAGTCGAAGCAAAGGACGCCATGGGTGGAGTGACCACCTATCGGTATGGGGCGAACGGGCAGCCCGCCGAAGTGCGCTCACCATCCGGGGTCGAGCAGTTACATTACGATGCCGAAGGTCGGTTGCTGCGCCATACAGATCAGCTCAATCGCTCGATACGATACAGCTACGACGCAGTCGGTCGAGTCGCGAGCCGTGCGGACGCGCTCGGTCAGACTATTACATATCGATATGACCGTCTCGGCCGTTTGAGCGCATTGGCTGATGCGAATTTTGCGACATATCAGTTTAACTACGATTCGGCGGGGCGGCTGATAGAGGAAATAGGCTTCGACGGGAAATCGACACGCTACGAATACGAACAGACGAGCGGTAGTCTCGTCGCGATAAATGAAGCGGGGTGTGTGACCTCGATAGACATCGACGCAAGCGATCGCTTGCTAAGGCGCGTCGCAGGAGAAAGTGAGGAGCGTTTTGCCTATGACCAGAGTGGTCGACTGATCGAGGCATCAAATCGACATAGTCGCTTGCAGCGCTTTTTTGATCCTGTAGGCAATATTGTGCGAGAGCATCATGCATATAACCTGCTTGGTGCACGGCGCAGCTACGTTTGGCATTACGAATACGACGAGCTGGGCAATCGCCGGCGAACTGTTCGTCCGGATGGACATGCAATCGACTGGCTGATGTATGGCACGGGGCACATGCACGGAATGCTGTTCGACAGTGAGGAGCGGATCCAGATCGAGCGGGATGACTTGCATCGTGAAACGCTCCGAATGTTGCCGAGCAAGATCGGGCAGCGCACAGTGTATGACTCCGCGGGGCGCGTGTCGCTGCAGAGGATTCAGAAGGCGACTTCGCCTGCGTCGCTATCCGAGCGGCGGTATCGTTACGATGCCGCGGGGCAACTGTCGCGAATAGAAGACAGCCGTAAGGGCGGAATCGATTACCGGTACGACCCAGTCGGACGCTTGATGGAGGCGATCAGCCCGGTCGCGAACGAGCGCTTCGTATTCGATCCGGCGAGCAACATCATGGACCATTCCAAGCAGACGGCGGCGCCGTTGCGGTCGAGCCCGGTTCAACCGGACAGTACGTTGCCCGCCGAGGTACCCAAGGTGCTTGGGAATTTGCTGAAAGCATATGCAGGAATGCACTTCGAGTATGACGCGCGCGGAAATCTGATTCGCAAAAGCACTCCGGCTGGAAAGCAGGAATACGAGTGGGACGAGTTCAATCGCTTGCTGACGGCGCGGGTCACCGAATCGACGCGACAGCGCCATGCACGATATTTTTATGATGCGTTCGCGCGTCGAATCGCGAAGGAAGTGGACGGCGAACTGACAGTATTCGGCTGGGATGGCGATACGCTGGCGTATGAAAGCAATGATGCCTGCGGTACTCACTATATCTACGAGCCGGGGTCGTTCGTGCCGATGGTGCAATATATTGCCGAACCCGTAGTTGGCGTTGCTACACCGGAATTGAAGAGCACCGATCGATATGTGCCAGAGGATGACATATTGCAGAAGGTACCGGAGCGTCAGTCTGACGCTAAGCTGTTCTATTACCACTGTGATCAGATCGGTACGCCACAGTTGATGACAGACGAATCGGGAGATGTGGTCTGGGAGGCGTCGTATAGGGCCTGGGGGGATGCGCAGGAAGTCATTGCGCGGGCGTCGAAGGCGGCCGGAATCGCGCCAAAGAATCCCCTGAGATTCCAGGGGCAGCAGATTGATGACGAAACGGGGCTTGCCTACAACCGTCACCGGTACTACGACTCACATACCGGGCGATTTATTTCAAGTGATCCTATTGGACTTGCGGGGGGGATGAACGCGTACGCTTATGCGCCCAATCCTGTCGCATGGACGGACCCGGGCGGATTGAAGTCATATGTCGCCAATTGGGAGCAGGCCGCTGGTCAAAGCGTGCCAAATGGTTTTGAGATTCATCACATTATTCCACAAGGGTTGACCGATAAGGTGAAGGAGATTTGCAAGGGCTACGATCAGGATAGCGCAAGTAACCTTATTGCCCTGCCGAGTCATGAAACCCTGGTTCCTGCGAGAAGTTCGAAGTACATTGGGAAGTCTGTCCACGCTGGGAACCATCCGGTGTATACGGCAGCGGTTCTTGCAGAAATACAGGCCGTAAAGAGGATTCCTGGTCTGACTCCTTGTGCAAAGGTGGTCGCGATTCAAGAGGCAATGCGCGCAAAACTTCGACAGGGAACGCCTATTCATAAGAATCGAGGCGCTACAACGTCACTTTTTGGAATGGGAAATGACTGA